From one Malus sylvestris chromosome 1, drMalSylv7.2, whole genome shotgun sequence genomic stretch:
- the LOC126618652 gene encoding protein BPS1, chloroplastic-like, translating into MSRPQEPHRPFFHFGNPFKMIAPKGSQLSPRLVGLLNTFEETLAGRLRKLNPKDKDDVLSLSWMKLAMESLCGTHNDIKSLIAEIDLPVSNWDEKWIDVYLDISVKLLDVCIAFSSEISRLNQGHLYLQCVLHNLDSTTSDQFIRARSSLDGWRHHIGSKNPRVENCSTILDKLVESLDLPKVKNSAKGKLLMRAMYGVKVLTISVCSVFAAAFSGSAKKLLDLNVADTYLWAQAFNDLQGNVNGEIRNVLSSGRVMVLKELEAVDDTVKEMDPKIQDGVDLSERNAFKNSISDLDRKAQKLSQGLDLLTKEVDGFFQILLAGRDTLLSKLRSGGAVSDRMLTGNVEGQFVR; encoded by the coding sequence ATGAGTCGTCCACAGGAGCCACACCGACCATTCTTCCATTTTGGAAATCCTTTTAAGATGATTGCACCAAAGGGTTCCCAACTGTCTCCAAGGCTTGTTGGACTGTTGAACACGTTTGAGGAAACATTGGCTGGGAGGCTAAGAAAGCTTAACCCAAAAGACAAGGATGATGTCCTCAGCTTGTCATGGATGAAATTAGCCATGGAGTCTCTTTGTGGAACTCATAATGACATAAAATCCCTCATAGCTGAAATTGATCTCCCTGTGAGTAACTGGGACGAGAAATGGATTGATGTGTACTTGGACATCAGTGTGAAGTTGCTTGATGTATGCATTGCTTTTAGCTCTGAGATCTCACGTTTAAACCAGGGACATCTTTATCTTCAGTGTGTCTTGCATAATTTGGATTCAACTACTTCAGACCAATTTATTCGGGCCCGTTCTTCACTTGATGGCTGGAGGCATCATATTGGTTCAAAAAACCCTAGAGTTGAGAACTGTAGCACCATTTTAGATAAGCTTGTGGAATCCCTTGATCTGCCAAAGGTTAAGAACTCAGCCAAAGGGAAACTTTTGATGCGTGCTATGTATGGAGTGAAGGTGTTGACAATATCTGTTTGTAGTGTCTTTGCTGCCGCCTTTTCTGGTTCTGCAAAGAAGTTGTTAGATTTGAATGTTGCTGATACATATTTGTGGGCACAAGCGTTTAACGATTTACAGGGTAATGTAAATGGGGAAATTAGAAATGTACTTTCTAGTGGAAGAGTCATGGTACTGAAGGAGCTGGAAGCAGTTGATGATACTGTCAAGGAAATGGATCCCAAGATCCAGGATGGCGTTGACCTCAGTGAAAGGAATGCATTCAAGAATTCTATTTCAGACTTAGACAGGAAGGCACAGAAACTCTCCCAAGGGCTCGATCTTCTTACAAAGGAAGTTGATGGATTTTTCCAAATCCTTTTAGCCGGGCGTGACACATTGCTTTCCAAACTAAGATCAGGTGGAGCAGTCTCAGACCGGATGCTGACGGGAAATGTGGAAGGTCAGTTTGTGAGATGA